Proteins encoded by one window of Rutidosis leptorrhynchoides isolate AG116_Rl617_1_P2 chromosome 7, CSIRO_AGI_Rlap_v1, whole genome shotgun sequence:
- the LOC139858897 gene encoding universal stress protein PHOS32 — MGDEGRKIGVAVDFSICSRIALQWAINNLVKKGDHLILVNIRPDAHNEETEMQLWEVTGSPLIPLSEFRDAHVMKKYGTKPDPETLEILDLAAVQKEVVVLMKVFWGDAREKLCEAVDNIPLDTLVVGNRGLGKLKRAILGSVSNYVVNHSSCPVTVVKYADNA; from the exons ATGGGAGACGAGGGTAGAAAGATCGGCGTTGCTGTAGATTTTTCAATATGTAGCAGAATAGCATTACAATGGGCTATTAATAACCTTGTTAAAAAAGGTGATCACCTTATTCTTGTTAATATTCGTCCTGATGCCCATAATGAAGAAACCGAGATGCAATTATGGGAAGTTACCGGTTCAC cTTTAATCCCTCTATCGGAGTTTCGTGATGCACATGTCATGAAGAAATACGGGACCAAGCCCGACCCGGAAACATTAGAAATTCTTGATTTGGCTGCAGTTCAGAAGGAG GTGGTTGTTCTGATGAAAGTATTTTGGGGAGATGCTCGTGAGAAACTATGCGAAGCTGTTGACAATATACCTTTAGACACTCTTGTTGTGGGCAACCGCGGGCTCGGCAAGTTAAAGAG GGCTATTTTGGGCAGTGTGAGTAACTACGTTGTGAATCACAGTTCGTGCCCTGTAACTGTCGTTAAGTACGCAGATAATGCTTAA